AATTTTGTTTTTTGTCAACCAAAAATAGACCAACAGAAGGTTGTTGTTATATATGTTAACAAAAACAATCTATTTTCTTTTCCTCCTTGTTTGCACCAACTTCAAAAAAGGTTCGCAACAATTAGAGGTGGAATGATACCAAAAAAAACAACAAATAAGCCCCGCCATATAAAGAGGTTTTGTCAAAAAAACAATCAAAGAAAAAGTGTTGAATTGTTTCATAGCCACTACAGAAGCTACAAAGTTTGCTCCCCTGCTAGTTTTTCATAGCAAGATTatctttaggccccgtttggtaggGCTCATCTAGAGGAGCCCTACCAAATGGTTTAATGGGAGCCATTTGGAGTTGTCTTTCAGTGAAAAAAAAGAGCCCTTAGGGAGAAGCCCTCCCAAATAAGGCCTTAGAATCACACCTCTTTTGAGGAACCACATAAAGACTTTCATTTTCAAAGGTAATATAACTGGCCTAATTGCCTGTGAGAGGTTGGTGCCTGTATTAGTCAGGAGCTTGTATAGAGCTAAGTGAGTAGGAACCGTTCTTGTTTAAGGACCAAGTAATTATGCCTCTATCTAATTGTAAATTGACATTCGCAATACGTGCCACTAAGGCATTCCATTCTAACAGTTTGAGCAATTGGTAAGAAAAAAAATCTTATAAGCATGCAGTTGGTTATCTGAAGGCATGTGTTCACATTAGAGATGAAAAAGGTCAGGATATATCCGTATCGTCCTGACCCGCTCGAATTCGTATTTTTGGATAAATCCGAAATCAGTACGAAATATGGTATGCCAAATTCGAAAACGGGACGGAAACGGTTTAGGTGTTATCCTGACCGTTTTTTACTTTTCCGGTTTTTATTCAGGATATCTCGTTTTTTTAATACAGTATATACCATTTTTGGCCCACCAGAAGTCCAACTCAACTATGGCAAGACACAATCTTAGAACAGTCGTTATATTTACGATttgggatgaagatgatttttatatagaAATTGTAgtcctcgacgagatctacagctttctagttttgagttttctcatttgagatcgttaagatgcccaaaaaaataaacaaaattttagccatatattaatcgcgtacgtgCGCTTGTcggcttagaaaaatcatatctttcttatatggtgtcaaattgagatactttttatatgaaaGATGTAGCACTTGTTAATTGTTAGTCATGCATCTAGTCctacgggtcggtattccgtattaATTTTTTGTATCATGACCGTGTTCGACGTAGTTCGGCTCGAATTAGTttgttttcgaaattctcgatattccgtaagttcgtgttcgttttcgtgtccggctttaccGCTTTTGTTTTCACGTTTTCATATTCCATCCGTTTTCTTCCCTAGTTCACATATAGATAAGGGATTAATTCCGTGAGGCCGTGGAGCATATGGTCCAACAAGTGGCAAATTGAGAGCATAATTTTATCTCCCTCTTCAAGTGACAATTACACATACATATCCAATCATAGCAACGTATCCCCTTTGATTTATACGATATTGTACGTGCAAGTACAAAGCGTGGCGTTGACTGACTTGTGTTCTTCAAGCTAGCCGACGTATGTCGATTGCATCACTGTAGCATGCAGACAACCGAACAAAGGTTATTTTTTGATGCGCTCTGAAGGTTTCTTGATTCCAGATCACTTATTTCTGATCGAGTTGACATTATTGCACTCTGAACCTTTCTTAATAGCGCagataagaaaaaaaaatcatcgagGAAGCAAACCAAAGAAGCCTCGCCATTGAGACCATTTCAAGAAAGAAGTAGACCTCAGCTTGCTGATATAAGCGTGGAAAATTTAAATCATGGCATCACAATGCACAACTACTGTAAATTTGACGTGAACTGAGCAATCTCTTACAGTGGAACCTATCCATCTATGTTTAAGTCCTCGATTTGACGTGAGTACTTGATTTTTCTAAGTCTATGCAACGGTGCTATTCTTTTAGTGGTAAGTGACGTGCCCGCCGACAGTGAGTTGTCTACGGTGACTTCATCACATCTCGAGATTTGACGATGTATGTAAGTGACTGCTCTTATTTTTTTGAATTTATTTAATGATGTTATTCTTTAAGTGGTAAGCGACGTGCCTGTCGACAGTAATAAGTTACCTATGGTGACTTTGTCACATCTCAAGATTTGATAGTGTATAGAGTGTCTGTGTTTTGTTTCGCATCAGATATCAAATATGGAACGGATAATGGTTAAGTTGTATTTGTATTCAGTATATCCCAATAAAAATTCGTATGTGTATTTGATATCCAAATAAAATTGtggatattttttttaaaaatgtatCTACATTATCCTACTATTTTCCGTCGAATGGTCAGACGAAAAATATCCATACTATTTGCATCCCTAATCACTACTAAAAAATATTTGTCACTGCCAATTTCAAACTGATCATCACTGTCTTTTTGGAAACGGTAGTAATCAGTGATGACTTTATCAATGTTGATTTTAAGGAGGATCAGTGATACTACCGAAAAACTGACGGTGATAATCCAAACACTTCTAGTTTTAAGAAGAACCTTATGTTTCTAAGGACTTGAACTAATGACCTCGTGCATAATGTTCTTACCATATCAGCTATGCCACAACTTGTGACTATAGAACTGACGATATTCAACTTTACATTTACGAATCTTGTATTGCATGTTTGACACTCCAAATGatctgaaataaaaaaaaacaaatgtaaAGCTGTAGATcctgtcaagtactacaacttttgtgattttttttaaaatataagAATTTATATTAGATATTTAGATAAAAAATCGTCTAAAATTTAATAAGGTATAAACTACAAAGTGTTAGATATCTTTGAACTCTAAAATTTTGGTATAAAATTTGTGTTGATCCGACTTCATAtgaaaaaaatatgaatttttttcGTGTAAACTAGGTGATATATAGCTAGAAACTAGCAGTGCTATATCCTTGTTAGTTAGTGACAATAACAGACAATAAAAACCTACCTATCCCTGCTAGTTGTAGCCATGAACCGGCACTAACAATGCTTACACTAACTGCACAACTGACGGTCTGACCGCCCTATAAATTTCCAAATGGGCCGCGTGAAACGGGCTGGCACGGGCCCGGTGCGAAAAAGCACGGCCCTAGCCTGGTACGGCCCGGCCTCGCCTGTGTCCGTGCCTGGCCCGGCCCGTAGCCatgcccgtgcctgggccgaaaggtcggcccgtagtgccggcccaggcacggcccgttCCAACGGGCGGCACGGGGCAGGCACGGCTCGCAGCCGTCGGATCGCGGAGGCGGGGCGTGAGCCGTTGGATCGCCGGGCGGCCGGGGGGTCCGGTATATAAGCCGCCCGATGCCGCCGCTCTCCCCACTCCCCTCACTCGTAACCCTagcctctcgccctctcctctccgGCTCTCCCCGCTCACTCTGTCGCTTGCCCGCTCCTCGCCGCACTCGTAACCCTAGCTCCTCGCCTGCTCGCCGCTCTCGTAACCTAGGCTCCTCGACGCCATCACCATGGAGTCTTCCGGCGGGTAAGGGGTCAGTTCCGGTGGCCGGTGgttccctcttctccctctccgccctcaatctccctcttctccctcagaTCCGGTGGTTCCCGCCCTCAATCTCTATCTGTTCCCTTATTCTTCATCCCTGAACGTCGATTGAGCCTCGTTCTCGGCATCCTCGCCGCATCTCCGTCATCTGTCCGTCGTCCACATCACTGGCTGCTGCCACCTCCGGGGCTCCGGTCTCTGTTGAGGTACTGGGGGCGTGCAATCAGTCCGTCTCATCGTCGTCGTTTATGGGGCTCTGGCCGTAGAGCTAAgggtaaaccctaaccctaacccaaaccctaatccccaacctAACCCTGCTTTTATCTGTTGATTGTGGCAGCCGTCGAGGAACCATCGCTGTGCTGTGTTCTGATCTGTTTTTGATCTTTTGATCTCTTTGAATTGCGGTGCTGAGTTCATTGAGGGGTTTTGCCAGTTTAGTGCCTGGGCCAGCACGGGCACGCTGAGCCTGGAGTCGGCATGGCACGACACGGCACGCTCCAGGAatgatagtgccgtgcctgggcctggAGTCGGGCACGGTGGCACgacacggcacggcacggttCATCAGCCGTGCCTAGCGTGCCGTGCCCAGACGTGCCGTGCCGGGGCGGGCTAGTGCCGTGCCGGCACGTTTGGAAAACTATAGACCGCCCCTCTGCCCGATCAGAATGGCCACTCTCCAATGGCTAGTCAACTGAAGTCAACTGCTGAGGAACTGTCCTGGAGGTCTAACTGCGCCTCGGCCAATCTAACTGCCGGTAAAAATTGTCCGGGCACAAACATTTTGCACCCTCCTTTGGTGACTCGAATATAGAGATCGGCGGACTGACCGGCAGCATGCGTGATCAGAGACCAGCCACCCAATGGAGCGACTGCAAGCCACAAACTCAACATGGCCTTCCGGTGCACCTGCGCCCCCTAATCGGAGAGCTCCGCTGGCTTGGCGATCTAACCACCTTGATGGCCGGTTAGACTGGCCGACCCATCTGGCTCAGCTTGAGGCAGGACAATATTGGACCGAGACGACCAGAGTTAGCCCTCGGTCAACAACAATCGAATCAAGCCATCAGAGACCCACTGTCAGACTGCCAAACCCACCCGTCAGATTGCCCTTGCTGAAAAAACAGCACACTGAAAGCCTTTCTCAAACCTTTTAAATTGCTAACTCCAGTTGTTTCCCCACAAGACAACCGTCACCTTTAGGATTTAGTTAACATTTTAAAACTATTTTTCAAAAGTTTTTCACCCACGTTCAAACCACCACTCATTTTTAATGGCAACACAATGTTAGACCTCTCAAATGGCAATAGACAATAGAAATGCAAAACACTGCCTcttttaatagtatgactatctaccCTAAACTCGGCCATCTTAATCTTCTCTAATCACCACATGTCTAGTAAAATAAAATGACATACActtcatacctttgccttgcacaaaTCCACTTTAACTTCATGCTGAAACCCACAAGCATACATTACCCATATACTGTCCATTTCTCAAGCCACTTGATATCCATCCATGACATCAACTCTTTTAGTTTCTTCTCTTAAATGATACAAATCACTCATAGCTTCACATGGTCTTCGTTGACCTAAGCCTTACACGCTCTTCACTACCTTGGTCCTTTAGCACCAAGCTCTCTCTATTCGCACTTCACCGCCGCATAGTCTATCGTACCCAAGTCtctagcttgcccttcacccttccATAGTCCATCACAACCTACCcttgcttgatcatcaccattttTCCATACGTAATTCGTATTCTCAATGATGTTCACTTCATCAGTCAAATCATCTTTACCTTGAGCCTTCCAACATTCTTTCCATCGTATTCATATGGATGCGCCCAGGAGCTTTTGCATTAATAATGCATGCAAACAATTTAAAAACAAATAATACATATAGGACGCTACACGCGCTCAGCCGCGCAGATGGAAAAGCGCCTGAACAATAAGCACAATAGGGAACAGCGAGGAACAGCAACCGAAGAGTGGATTGAACAGTGGCAGCACAACGATTCAAACAATATATGAACAGTACCAGAAAAGTGCTGGCAGCACAACGATTCTGCATTGAAGATTAGACTATGGCGTTGTGTCACTGCCATGTTATGGCCCCTTATCGGCCCACATTGCAGTGGCGCAACTGTCCGGGCAGTAACTACACCTAATTTGTGTGCAAGGCATGTCTTTTTTTCTGATTGTGTATACAATATTCTCCTTGGATCCAAACTAATAAACATTGCTAGGTACATGGGCCAAATACACGGTTTTAAGGCCAAATATAACATTTTATCATCGTAACATATGGCAAGTAGGGGTAGTTCAAAACCACAAAATCAGGGCAAATATATGTGGTGGGAGGCAAGTGGTGGTGCATCTTCGATTCATCTCGCAGATGGACCACCTGCGGAGAGCAAAGCTGAGATATCACCCCCTAGAGTTGCCCTGACGCTACTATCCGACTCACGAGCTTCCTCCAATGCCATGCTCTCCTTCAGCTGCGCCACCACGGTAGCCATCGTTGGCCTTTGAGCAGCAGCATCTAAAGTGCACTGGTTCGCAGTGTCCACCACCTTCCACATGGAATTCACATCGTAGGCACCTTCCAGGCGCGCATCGGCGATACGACTGATGTCTTCACCTGCAGTTATCATCTGGTTGACTCGGTGAACGATGTGGCCATGGCCTGGCAGTATCGGAGCCTTGCCGGTGGCTGCCTCCAGCAGAACAACTCCGAAGCTATAGACATCACTGCTCTCGGTGAGCCTACCAGTGTGGTAGTACCTGAAGAAACAGCAGGCAAGAGCGTGCGTTCAACAAGAAGTGATGCTGTTACCAATAAGATTGTTTCATTACTTTCATCATAAACACTTGTACGAGCAGGGGCATGCATACTCACTCTGGATCGATGTAACCCGATGTGCCAGCTGCAGTGGCTGATATGTGAGTCTGACTGTCGCTTAGATAGGTTTTCGAAAGTCCAAAATCTGCTAGTTTGGCCTCCAGATTTCGACCCAGGAGAATGTTGCTGGTCTTCACATCACGGTGGATTATTGGAGGGTTGCATCCTTTGTGCAGATAATCCAGGCCTATGTATGGCACAGCAAGTTCCACAAAATCAAATTATATACAAAGAAGAGTGTATGGAGGATTTGCTTAAGGACCATGTTTTTCTTCCTCAAATTTAAAATATACCTTGTGCAGCTTCAAGCACTACTCGTACACGTGTTCCCCAATTCAAGGTTTCAGCAACACCATTTTTACCTGCATTGTATCAGCAGAAAAGAACATTGTTGATGGAAATATTTTTCtgtttctagttttttttttcataagtAAATTGGACAACTTACACACAATAGGACCAACAGTTTGATAAATTGAATACACACGTCATACATTAAATAAAGGAAATAAAGCGTTATCCATTTCTACTCATCTCTCATCCTACTGTTTAGATGTTCAGATAGAACAAAATAAAAGGGTGTCTAGCTCCCATAAGAACAGAACGTGTGTCCATGATTTAATAACATCAACTACTTCAGATGATAGAGGTCTACTTCCTTCGTCCTAAAATAACTGCACAGATCATTTTTTGAGGAGTCAAACTTTTTATATTTGACAAAATAAAACATACTAATATCTATGATGAGTAATAAGAATTGTTTTATTAAtagtgaaatatattttcataataaagatATTAGCAATAGCAAATACAAATTTTGATATTagtttctataaatctagtcataCTTAAAAGAATTTGACTCCTCAAAAAATGAGATATGCGTAATTATTTGGAGACGGGAGAATAGATAAAAAggacagacccagtgccggaggctcccacatgagtggggtctaggaAGGGAACAACCGAGGCAAGCTTTCCCTtcacaaaatctgcggagaggctgcttcgaacccacgacctggtgactcagtgggacagctctcaccactacaCTAGGCCTGCCCTTCAGACGGGAGAATAGATAACCCAAAAAAAATTGGACATTAAAATATCTAGCAGTTAATCTCAAGGGCAAATTAAATGCATTCAGATGATTATTACTTAGTAGTCAATTATGAGTGACTGCAAGTACAAACCTCTCAGATGATCAAAAAGACTGCCTTGAGACAGGTACTCATAAACCAATGCCAAGTGATCTCCTTCCCAGCAGTAACCAACCAAAGAAACTAGATTCCTGTGATGCACCTTTGTCAAGCTCTGAACCTAATTAACAAGGTACAAAAACAAAGGAAATTATAATGATTATAAAAAATGGACTTCTAAATTTTCTGTGCACTTTTTTTTATGACTGAATACAACACCTCAGCCAGAAACTCATCCAGCCCATGTAGTGATGACTCAGAACGCATCTTGACAGCAACCTCAGTACCGTTTTCTAATCGGCCGCAGTACACATGGCCAAAACCTCCATGTCCTATGAAACCTTCGAAATTATTAGTTATCTTCTCCAGCTCTTTGTACGTGAACTGGCGACTCTCGCTATTTTGCAGGTTGCCACCATGGCCTTTTGCACTTCTAGGAACATTATTCTCAAGTTCTGGATCTCTCACAAGATCGTCATATGTAGATTCTGGTCCCACTAGTCTCAGACATATATAACAGATATACCAGATTTAGAAAACTTCGAATATCTGTATACTTAATGCAGGTGACAAAATGAATAAGTACACACCGTTGGGATGTATTTTCTTTCTCCAGATGAAATATCCAAGAAAAAGTATAGCCGCTACCAGCACAGATACCCCTATTGAGACAGCTTTGACAATTGTCCCTTTTCTTGATGGATTTGTTCTTTGAGCGCACAGAGGCCCAACAACAAGCTGGTCATAGCTAAAATTGAAAAAGACAATCAGAtcagttttttttaaaagaaaaaagaaaaatcgtCTCTTTGAGAATCACATAAAACAGCTACAACAAATTTTGAAGCATCAAGAAGGAAGCCAAAACCTGAGAACAAGTTGTCGTGTGAGATTTTTACAAAAAGATTCTGGAAGCGGGCCACTCAGATGATTGCCAGACAAATTTCTGTAGAAAGTGACAGTCAAATGGTACTGTCCCCAGCCTAGATTAAATTTGCAGCCAAATACATTTACTTACAGAACTTGAAGTGATGACAAACTTGTTATGAAATCAGGTATGAGTCCATTTAAGTTGTTATAAGACAAATCCCTGAAATGTATCATGTGTGCACAACTTATTAGGAATGTCAAAAATCAAATAACCTTGTTCTTCAAACAAAATAGAGGTATACCTGCGCGTATCCCAAACTATAAGTGAATAACAAAATATGGTAATTAGGTACATCAAGATGTAGAGCATGATTTGTGACATATCACCCAATATTGTGTCAAGTCTTGTGGGGTATAAAACGAATCCATATAGATTACTCAATTAGAGGAAAGTCATGCAAAATGGCGAGTATGCCGTGGTCCTTCATCAATGAATTTCAAATATTCCAATATGCCATTCAATTTATATCAGAGAATATGATTATCATCAAAGAGGAATATATTTCAAAGACTGAGTACTAATTAAGTTGAGTAAATTAAACATGTAGGCATACGGAAATAAGGATGTCAGAAAAAGGCTCTCCTATAATGGTCTCATCAATTCAATTGATAAGAAAGTTTACAAGCCTAATTCATGCTCCTAAAGGAAGCATGATGCTTGTTGTTACTCTTCTTCATTCTTTTGTTTGATGCTTTAGAATTAATGTGTGCGTGGTCAAATAACATTCTAAGCTTTGCATATAAATCTGTCTAAATTTGAAATTAAACCACTGGATATGTCAATACTTTCATAGTATTGTCAATATTAATTTTAGTGAAACAAAGAAGGTATTGTGAATAATAACATGTTATAGAAATTCAAACAAAAAAGAATGAGAAACATGCCAACAATTTGTTTTGGCGATTTGCCCTAACTTAAACTTGGTGCATTATTTTTGCTTACTTGGTAGAGGCCATAGAGCCTCTATTTGAGAGGCTGCCCATTCAGGCTTCTGACATAAAGGCTCACAGATCGTCTTAGTACCATTCTAAAAGGTTGGGTACACCCCTCTAGATGAAGTTttttaggaatcaggaggggCAAAGCGCCCCTACTGGTTAATTTCTTCTGTAAAACCTTTACCTTTTACCTTCTGTTTTTGTGACTTCTCTAGGCAAAGTTAGGAGGACTTCTCTCTCTAGTGATCCATAgtggagttttttttttgtgcTAGCATGAACATCTGGAAGCTTAA
Above is a genomic segment from Miscanthus floridulus cultivar M001 chromosome 3, ASM1932011v1, whole genome shotgun sequence containing:
- the LOC136546073 gene encoding receptor-like protein kinase At3g21340, translated to MLVDAIMGIKLKYLVKRNWTGDPCFPDTLWNGVMCNNPSADLARIISLNLSNSDLSGEISLNFTSLTALETLDLSYNNLNGLIPDFITSLSSLQVLNLSGNHLSGPLPESFCKNLTRQLVLSYDQLVVGPLCAQRTNPSRKGTIVKAVSIGVSVLVAAILFLGYFIWRKKIHPNVGPESTYDDLVRDPELENNVPRSAKGHGGNLQNSESRQFTYKELEKITNNFEGFIGHGGFGHVYCGRLENGTEVAVKMRSESSLHGLDEFLAEVQSLTKVHHRNLVSLVGYCWEGDHLALVYEYLSQGSLFDHLRGKNGVAETLNWGTRVRVVLEAAQGLDYLHKGCNPPIIHRDVKTSNILLGRNLEAKLADFGLSKTYLSDSQTHISATAAGTSGYIDPEYYHTGRLTESSDVYSFGVVLLEAATGKAPILPGHGHIVHRVNQMITAGEDISRIADARLEGAYDVNSMWKVVDTANQCTLDAAAQRPTMATVVAQLKESMALEEARESDSSVRATLGGDISALLSAGGPSAR